A region from the Desulfuromonas sp. genome encodes:
- the grxC gene encoding glutaredoxin 3, giving the protein MKKIEIYTKDYCPYCHRAKELLRTKEVEFIEYDVTNDLNRENEMRDRCSQRTVPQTFVDNQHLGGCDDLFDLESEGKLDKALGL; this is encoded by the coding sequence ATGAAAAAAATCGAGATCTACACCAAAGATTACTGCCCCTATTGCCATCGCGCCAAGGAACTTCTACGGACCAAGGAGGTCGAGTTCATCGAGTACGATGTAACCAACGACCTGAATCGCGAAAACGAGATGCGCGACCGCTGCAGCCAGAGAACGGTACCGCAAACCTTTGTTGACAATCAACACCTTGGTGGCTGTGATGATCTTTTCGACCTCGAGTCCGAAGGTAAGCTTGATAAAGCTCTCGGCCTTTAA